The following proteins come from a genomic window of Sulfitobacter indolifex:
- a CDS encoding DUF2235 domain-containing protein, with amino-acid sequence MFGRLWRRPATDFGPRRGAVTHVIILDGTMSSLDAGSETNAGLAYGLCREMGSALSIYYEPGLQWRDWRSARDVIMGRGINRQIRRAYGYLASRYRPGDRIYLMGYSRGGYAVRSLAGVIDRVGLLRAEVATERNIRDVYRHYEAQSLSKAGALFAKANCHPQVEIEAIGVWDTVKSLGVNAPLFWRLSQPLHMFHNHDLSGIVKNGFQALALNESRISYAPVMWTTPEGYAGRLEQVWFPGTHGDIGGQLGGHEAARPLANIPLVWLLSRMEDSGLPLPEGWAARFEQDPTAPSIGQWRGYGKMLVTRRRRVVGADPSERLHESVDQRRAQVEPQSGLLARMQGVISSL; translated from the coding sequence GTGTTCGGGCGGCTCTGGCGGCGGCCTGCGACTGACTTCGGCCCGCGCCGGGGGGCGGTGACCCATGTTATCATACTTGATGGCACCATGTCCTCGCTCGACGCCGGGAGCGAGACCAACGCGGGGCTAGCCTATGGGCTTTGCCGCGAGATGGGCAGCGCCTTGTCGATCTATTATGAGCCGGGCTTGCAGTGGCGCGACTGGCGCAGCGCACGCGATGTGATCATGGGGCGCGGTATCAACCGACAGATCCGGCGCGCCTATGGCTATCTCGCCTCGCGCTACCGACCCGGAGACCGGATTTACCTAATGGGCTATTCGCGGGGCGGCTATGCCGTACGCTCGCTCGCCGGGGTGATCGACCGGGTGGGCCTTCTGCGCGCCGAGGTCGCGACCGAGCGCAACATCCGCGATGTCTACCGCCATTACGAGGCTCAATCCTTGAGCAAAGCCGGGGCGCTGTTTGCCAAAGCCAATTGCCACCCACAAGTTGAGATTGAAGCGATTGGCGTCTGGGACACGGTGAAATCGCTTGGCGTCAATGCACCGCTCTTTTGGCGGCTCTCGCAACCGCTGCATATGTTCCACAACCATGATCTGAGCGGCATCGTGAAGAACGGGTTTCAGGCGCTGGCGCTGAACGAATCCCGCATCTCCTATGCGCCGGTGATGTGGACCACGCCCGAAGGCTACGCCGGACGGCTGGAGCAGGTCTGGTTCCCCGGCACCCACGGCGATATCGGCGGTCAGTTAGGCGGTCATGAAGCGGCGCGGCCCTTGGCCAATATCCCACTGGTCTGGCTGCTGTCGCGGATGGAAGACAGCGGTCTGCCGCTGCCGGAAGGCTGGGCTGCGCGGTTTGAACAAGACCCCACCGCGCCCTCCATCGGGCAGTGGCGTGGCTACGGAAAAATGCTGGTGACCCGCCGCCGCCGGGTGGTGGGGGCCGACCCGTCAGAGCGGCTGCACGAAAGCGTGGATCAGCGCCGCGCGCAGGTAGAGCCGCAATCGGGGCTTCTGGCGCGGATGCAGGGGGTGATCTCTAGCCTCTAG